One segment of Deltaproteobacteria bacterium DNA contains the following:
- a CDS encoding anaerobic sulfatase maturase — MAIELIKPVPPPASRGFQIMAKPTGAICNLDCVYCYYLQKEDLYPEAKSFRMESDVLEDYIAQHIQASPDPVVDFAWHGGEPTILGLDYFREIVALQRKHCPAGRQVRNGMQTNGVLLDDAWCRFFAEEGFSIGLSIDGPEKLHDEYRVTKGQQPTHRKVVQAYRRLRAHRVPCDVLCVVHAGNVGHPTTVYRYFKSLGADHQQFIPLVERVPGDSSVGPRSVPSEAFGTFLCAIFDEWIRNDVGRVTIQIFDEAARTGLGIEHALCIFRETCGDVPVVEHNGDFYSCDHYVDPEYRVGNIRDTSVAQMIDSEAQREFGRDKWTSLPRYCRECEVRAQCNGGCPKDRFIKTPDGEDGLNYLCAGYKKFFIHSRGHLSTMAGLWQAGEPIENVMRQVREADAATRPAAGRNDPCPCGSGRKYKRCCMPR; from the coding sequence ATGGCGATCGAACTGATCAAGCCCGTTCCGCCGCCCGCCTCCCGCGGCTTCCAGATCATGGCCAAGCCCACCGGGGCGATCTGCAATCTGGACTGCGTCTACTGCTACTACCTTCAGAAGGAAGACCTCTACCCCGAGGCAAAGTCGTTCCGCATGGAGTCCGACGTGCTGGAGGATTACATCGCCCAGCACATCCAGGCCTCGCCGGATCCGGTCGTCGACTTCGCCTGGCACGGGGGGGAGCCCACGATCCTGGGTCTCGATTACTTCCGTGAGATCGTCGCGCTCCAGCGCAAGCACTGCCCGGCGGGCCGCCAGGTGCGCAACGGCATGCAGACCAACGGCGTCCTGCTGGACGACGCCTGGTGCCGGTTCTTCGCCGAGGAAGGCTTTTCCATCGGTCTCAGCATCGACGGTCCCGAGAAGCTCCACGACGAATACCGCGTCACCAAGGGCCAGCAGCCCACGCACCGGAAAGTCGTGCAGGCGTACAGGCGCCTCAGGGCCCACCGGGTACCCTGCGACGTGCTCTGCGTCGTTCACGCCGGCAACGTCGGCCACCCCACCACGGTGTACCGCTACTTCAAGAGCCTCGGCGCCGACCACCAGCAGTTCATCCCGCTGGTGGAGCGGGTGCCCGGGGATTCCTCGGTAGGCCCCCGCAGCGTGCCGTCCGAGGCCTTCGGCACGTTCCTGTGCGCCATTTTCGACGAATGGATCCGCAACGACGTGGGCCGGGTCACCATCCAGATCTTCGACGAGGCGGCGCGCACCGGCCTGGGCATCGAGCACGCCCTGTGCATCTTCCGGGAAACCTGCGGCGACGTGCCCGTGGTGGAGCACAACGGCGACTTCTACTCCTGCGACCACTACGTGGACCCCGAATACCGGGTCGGCAACATCCGCGACACCTCGGTAGCGCAAATGATCGACAGCGAGGCCCAGCGGGAGTTCGGGCGCGACAAGTGGACTTCGCTGCCGCGCTACTGCCGCGAGTGCGAGGTGCGCGCCCAGTGCAACGGCGGCTGCCCCAAGGACCGCTTCATCAAGACCCCCGACGGGGAAGACGGCCTCAACTACCTGTGCGCCGGCTACAAGAAGTTCTTCATCCACAGCCGCGGGCACCTGAGCACCATGGCCGGCCTGTGGCAGGCCGGCGAGCCTATCGAGAACGTCATGCGCCAGGTGCGCGAAGCAGATGCCGCCACCCGCCCCGCCGCCGGCCGCAACGACCCCTGTCCCTGCGGCAGCGGCCGCAAGTACAAGCGCTGCTGCATGCCCCGGTAG